Proteins from one Gossypium raimondii isolate GPD5lz chromosome 8, ASM2569854v1, whole genome shotgun sequence genomic window:
- the LOC105791110 gene encoding uncharacterized protein LOC105791110, with protein sequence MAKAMVYTFLAIAFIIFFLSPSKRHDHHRMCLNRRLAHKVSFDPLVSRIERSTDDKGLSKNTTYVPEVDDAQEYFQDDGVLNTTLRLMVLFPLLDNAPKDGYISAKELEAWISQQTIDRLSYRTYKAMFWHDKDGDGAISFSEYLPQFSTKDIEKNSMAHGDAGWWMEQFKNADVDSSGNLDFNECKDFLHPEDSDNEEIQRWLLRDKMKRIDDDHDGKLNFSEFLLHVYNIYKSYADFENSPALTPTAEQMFAQLDTDKDKKLSVEELRPILRYLHPGELFYAKYFTRYLMREADDNKDGYLTLQEMLNHESIFYNSLYEDDAVYDDDDDDDDYHDDL encoded by the exons ATGGCGAAGGCGATGGTTTACACCTTTCTGGCCATTGCCTTCATTATCTTCTTTTTATCCCCAAGCAAACGGCATGATCATCACCGAATGTGCCTAAATCGTCGCCTTGCTCACAAAGTTTCATTCGATCCTTTGGTGTCGAGAATTGAGAGATCGACGGATGACAAAGGCTTGAGCAAAAACACTACTTATGTTCCTGAGGTTGATGATGCCCAAGAGTATTTCCAAGATGATGGAGTTTTAAACACCACACTAAGGTTGATGGTTTTGTTCCCTTTGTTAGACAATGCACCAAAAGATGGTTATATCAGTGCCAAAGAGCTAGAGGCTTGGATTAGCCAACAGACCATTGATCGTTTGAGTTATCGAACATATAAAGCCATGTTTTGGCACGATAAAGATGGGGATGGGGCTATCAGCTTCAGCGAGTACCTTCCTCAATTTTCCACCAAAGATATAG aaaaaaattcaatggcACATGGTGACGCTGGATGGTGGATGGAGCAATTCAAGAACGCAGATGTTGATTCGAGTGGGAATCTTGACTTCAATGAATGCAAAGA tTTCTTACATCCAGAAGATAGTGACAATGAAGAAATTCAGAGATGGCTATTACGGGACAAGATGAA ACGTATCGACGATGATCACGACGGAAAACTGAACTTCAGTGAATTTCTACTGCACGTATACAACATTTACAAAAGCTATGCAGATTTTGAAAATTCTCCTGCTCTTACACCTACTGCTGAACAAATGTTTGCACAGCTTGATACCGACAAAGacaa AAAGCTTAGCGTGGAGGAATTGAGACCCATACTTCGCTATCTCCACCCTGGCGAGCTGTTTTACGCTAAGTATTTCACCCGTTATCTGATGCGTGAG GCTGATGATAACAAAGATGGATATTTGACGCTTCAAGAGATGCTGAATCACGAAAGTATATTCTACAATTCACTCTATGAAGACGATGCCGTCTATGACGATGACGACGACGATGATGACTACCATGATGATCTTTAG